Proteins co-encoded in one Streptomyces sp. SLBN-31 genomic window:
- the rho gene encoding transcription termination factor Rho, which yields MTTTLEHPPVQQESRTQLAGGVLDIDAGGKGHLRADSLHATPSDLPVPPALIRRHGLRKGDLVEGVRDDRRALTEVVRVNGRTLEELRGRPHFRDLTPLHPRGRIRLEHPAAGLAGRVTDLVSPVGKGQRGLIVAPPKTGKTVLLQQIAAAVAGNHPECHLMVVLLDERPEEVTEMRRSVRGEVYASTFDRGPKQHIALAELVIERAKRLVEAGEDVVILLDSLTRLCRAHNNAAASSGRTLSGGVDASALLGPKRFFGAARLAEEGGSLTILATALVETGSRADDYFFEELKSTGNMELRLSRELASRRVFPAVDINTSGTRREELLLSPAELTAVRGLRRALQTRDGQASLETLLERMRDTPDNAAFLRRIQPTLPAG from the coding sequence ATGACCACCACTCTCGAACACCCCCCTGTACAGCAGGAATCCCGGACACAGCTCGCCGGCGGTGTCCTCGACATCGACGCGGGCGGAAAGGGCCATCTGCGCGCCGACAGCCTCCACGCCACACCTTCCGACCTGCCGGTTCCGCCCGCGCTGATCCGCCGTCACGGCCTGCGCAAGGGCGACCTGGTGGAAGGCGTGCGCGACGACAGGCGCGCGCTCACCGAGGTCGTACGGGTCAACGGGCGTACGCTCGAGGAACTTCGCGGCCGCCCGCACTTCCGCGACCTCACCCCGCTGCATCCCCGGGGGCGCATCCGCCTGGAGCACCCGGCGGCCGGGCTCGCGGGGCGTGTCACCGACCTCGTCTCACCCGTCGGGAAGGGCCAGCGCGGTCTGATCGTGGCCCCGCCCAAGACCGGCAAGACCGTGCTGCTGCAGCAGATCGCGGCCGCCGTCGCCGGCAACCATCCCGAGTGCCACCTGATGGTGGTGCTGCTGGACGAACGGCCCGAGGAGGTCACCGAGATGCGGCGCTCCGTGCGCGGCGAGGTGTACGCCTCCACCTTCGACCGGGGTCCCAAGCAGCACATCGCGCTCGCCGAACTCGTCATCGAGCGCGCGAAGCGGCTCGTCGAGGCCGGCGAGGACGTCGTGATCCTGCTCGACTCCCTGACCCGGCTGTGCCGGGCGCACAACAACGCGGCCGCCTCGAGCGGCCGTACGCTCAGCGGCGGTGTGGACGCCTCCGCGCTGCTCGGCCCTAAGCGGTTCTTCGGCGCCGCCCGGCTCGCCGAGGAGGGCGGCTCGCTGACGATCCTCGCCACCGCCCTGGTGGAGACCGGCTCGCGCGCCGACGACTACTTCTTCGAGGAGCTGAAGAGCACCGGCAACATGGAGTTGCGCCTGAGCCGCGAACTCGCCTCGCGCCGCGTCTTCCCGGCCGTCGACATCAACACCTCCGGCACCCGCCGTGAGGAACTCCTCCTCTCCCCCGCCGAGTTGACCGCCGTACGCGGCCTGCGCCGTGCCCTGCAGACCCGGGACGGGCAGGCGAGCCTGGAGACCCTTCTGGAGCGCATGCGCGACACCCCGGACAACGCCGCCTTCCTGCGGCGCATCCAGCCCACACTGCCGGCCGGCTGA
- a CDS encoding D-alanyl-D-alanine carboxypeptidase family protein, translating into MTIGFSFRMPRTAVAFRVPGTAAAFRMPRAAAATCAVCVAGVLALAPVAAAAATKPAPAGGPRAAAMPRPSLLYRHGTLVRPHRGAPALPDVSALSWLVADADSGEVLAAHDAHRRLPPASTLKTLFALTVLPTLPGGIRHRVREEELAGIGAGSSMVGVAEGHTYTVADLWRGVFLNSGNDAVHVLAALNGGWATTATRMQAEARALGALDTQVRSPDGYDTPGQVSSAYDLAVFGRSGLRNADFARYCGTAEAQFPDGTGGSYGIRNTNRLLTGADGVEPYRGLIGVKNGYTTNAGNTLVAAARRDGRTLVVTVMNPQAGGGVTVYEEARQLLDWGFGAAGRVAPVGSLDGLRARPHPGPHAAPLAAVVMPEGGGPGWPETGVIAGAAALGAGAVALVLRGRSPRPSES; encoded by the coding sequence ATGACCATCGGATTCTCCTTCCGTATGCCTCGCACCGCGGTCGCATTCCGTGTGCCCGGGACCGCGGCCGCGTTCCGTATGCCCAGGGCGGCCGCCGCGACCTGCGCGGTGTGCGTGGCGGGCGTTCTGGCGCTCGCGCCCGTCGCGGCCGCCGCCGCGACGAAGCCGGCTCCGGCCGGCGGGCCGAGGGCGGCGGCGATGCCGCGCCCGTCGCTGCTGTACCGGCACGGCACGCTCGTGCGCCCCCACCGCGGCGCTCCCGCGCTTCCCGACGTCTCCGCGCTGTCGTGGCTGGTGGCCGACGCCGATAGCGGCGAGGTGCTCGCCGCGCACGACGCGCATCGCAGGCTGCCGCCCGCCAGCACCCTCAAGACCCTGTTCGCGCTCACCGTGCTGCCGACCCTGCCGGGCGGCATCCGGCACCGGGTGCGGGAGGAGGAGTTGGCGGGCATCGGAGCAGGCAGCAGCATGGTCGGCGTCGCCGAGGGACACACGTACACCGTCGCCGACCTGTGGCGCGGGGTGTTCCTGAACTCCGGCAACGACGCGGTGCACGTCCTCGCCGCCCTCAACGGCGGCTGGGCCACGACGGCCACCCGGATGCAGGCCGAGGCGCGGGCCCTCGGCGCCCTCGACACACAGGTGCGCTCGCCCGACGGCTACGACACGCCGGGCCAGGTGTCGTCGGCGTACGACCTCGCGGTCTTCGGCCGGTCCGGGCTGCGCAACGCGGACTTCGCGCGGTACTGCGGCACCGCAGAGGCGCAGTTCCCGGACGGCACCGGAGGGTCGTACGGCATCCGGAACACCAACCGGCTGCTGACCGGAGCGGACGGTGTGGAGCCGTACCGCGGGCTGATCGGCGTCAAGAACGGCTACACCACCAACGCGGGCAACACCCTCGTGGCCGCCGCCCGACGAGACGGGCGCACCCTTGTCGTCACGGTGATGAACCCTCAGGCCGGTGGCGGAGTCACCGTCTACGAGGAGGCCCGTCAGCTGCTCGACTGGGGGTTCGGGGCGGCCGGGCGGGTGGCACCGGTGGGGTCGCTGGACGGGCTGCGGGCGCGGCCCCACCCGGGACCCCACGCCGCGCCCTTGGCCGCGGTGGTGATGCCGGAGGGCGGCGGCCCCGGATGGCCGGAGACCGGCGTCATCGCGGGGGCCGCCGCGCTGGGTGCCGGTGCCGTGGCGCTCGTGCTGCGGGGCAGAAGCCCGCGCCCGTCGGAGAGTTGA
- a CDS encoding alpha/beta fold hydrolase, whose product MPDSSAHAEVNGLHMYYELHGSGDGDRRPLVLLHGGVHTIELSFAAVLPALAYGRRIVAPELQGHGRTADTAREMTVANLASDVLALLDELGIEQADFLGFSLGGLTALEIAVRHPERVGRLVLAATHYRQDGYHDEVRTPDYASPRLPSQADFQEMAEAYAAVAPHPEHFQDFLVKVTGAAHATLPWTADDLRALTAPTLLVIGDNDFVRVEHAAEMQALIPAARLAVLPGTTHVTLMRRASVLVPLLTEFLD is encoded by the coding sequence ATGCCGGACAGCTCCGCCCATGCCGAGGTCAACGGGCTCCACATGTACTACGAGCTGCACGGCTCGGGCGACGGCGACCGGCGCCCGCTGGTGCTGCTGCACGGCGGGGTGCACACGATCGAACTGTCCTTCGCGGCCGTGCTGCCCGCGCTGGCCTACGGCCGGCGGATCGTCGCGCCCGAACTGCAGGGGCACGGCCGCACCGCCGACACGGCGCGCGAGATGACGGTGGCGAACCTCGCCTCGGACGTCCTGGCCCTCCTCGACGAACTCGGCATCGAGCAGGCCGACTTCCTCGGTTTCAGCCTCGGCGGGCTCACCGCGCTGGAGATCGCGGTGCGCCATCCCGAACGCGTCGGCCGCCTGGTGCTCGCCGCCACCCACTACCGCCAGGACGGCTACCACGACGAGGTGCGCACACCGGACTACGCCTCCCCGCGGCTGCCCAGCCAGGCCGACTTCCAGGAGATGGCCGAGGCGTACGCCGCCGTCGCCCCGCACCCCGAGCACTTCCAGGACTTCCTCGTCAAGGTCACGGGCGCGGCCCACGCGACGCTGCCCTGGACCGCCGACGACCTGCGCGCGCTGACCGCGCCCACCCTCCTGGTCATTGGCGACAACGACTTCGTACGAGTGGAACACGCGGCGGAGATGCAGGCTCTGATCCCCGCGGCACGGCTCGCCGTCCTGCCCGGCACCACACATGTGACCCTGATGCGGCGGGCCTCGGTGCTGGTGCCGCTGCTGACCGAGTTCCTGGACTGA
- a CDS encoding glutaminase, giving the protein MKIMSAQFQPVLDRILAEVERTPGRGRPADYIPALAARDPRRFGMAVAELDGTVYGVGDWREPFSTQSITKVFTLALDLAREGDELWEHVGREPSGNPFNSLVQLEYENGIPRNPFINAGALVVTDRLHTRTGDAAGELLSFLRAESGNPALDFDKDVAASEAGRGDRNAALGHFMASYGNIDNPVPVLLDQYFRQCSLTASCADLALATTFLARHGIRSDGTRLLTRSQAKQVNAVMLTCGTYDAAGEFAYRVGLPGKSGVGGGIIAVVPGRCTLCVWSPGLDERGNSVAGVAALDRFTTLTGLSVF; this is encoded by the coding sequence ATGAAGATCATGTCCGCGCAGTTCCAACCGGTACTCGACCGCATCCTCGCGGAGGTCGAACGCACCCCCGGCCGCGGCCGGCCCGCCGACTACATCCCGGCGCTCGCCGCCCGCGACCCGCGCCGCTTCGGCATGGCGGTGGCCGAGCTGGACGGGACGGTGTACGGGGTGGGGGACTGGCGGGAGCCGTTCTCCACGCAGTCCATCACCAAGGTCTTCACCCTCGCCCTCGACCTGGCCCGCGAGGGCGACGAGCTGTGGGAGCACGTGGGCCGCGAGCCCTCCGGCAACCCGTTCAACTCCCTGGTCCAGCTGGAGTACGAGAACGGCATCCCGCGCAATCCCTTCATCAACGCCGGCGCGCTGGTCGTCACCGACCGCCTGCACACTCGTACCGGCGACGCGGCCGGCGAGCTGCTGTCCTTCCTGCGCGCCGAGAGCGGCAACCCGGCGCTCGACTTCGACAAGGACGTCGCCGCCTCGGAGGCGGGGCGCGGCGACCGGAATGCCGCCCTGGGCCACTTCATGGCGTCCTACGGCAACATCGACAACCCCGTCCCGGTCCTGCTCGACCAGTACTTCCGCCAGTGCTCCCTCACGGCATCCTGCGCCGACCTCGCCCTGGCCACCACCTTCCTGGCCCGCCACGGCATCCGCTCCGACGGCACCCGGCTGCTCACCCGCAGCCAGGCCAAGCAGGTCAACGCGGTGATGCTGACCTGCGGGACGTACGACGCGGCCGGCGAGTTCGCCTACCGGGTCGGCCTGCCCGGCAAGAGCGGGGTGGGCGGCGGCATCATCGCGGTCGTGCCGGGGCGCTGCACGCTGTGCGTGTGGAGCCCCGGGCTCGACGAGCGCGGCAACTCGGTGGCGGGGGTGGCGGCACTGGACCGCTTCACCACCCTGACGGGCCTGTCGGTGTTCTGA
- the aspA gene encoding aspartate ammonia-lyase produces MTAALTRSEHDLLGDRDVPADAYWGVHTLRATENFPITGTPISAYPHLIDALAAVKEAAALANEELGLLAPEKAAAIVGACREIRGGKLHDQFVVDVIQGGAGTSTNMNANEVVANRALELLGHEKGQYGFLHPNEDVNLGQSTNDVYPTAVKIATVFAVRGLLKAMSVLQDSFARKAVEFRDVLKMGRTQLQDAVPMTLGQEFSAYAVMIDEDRNRLDEAVQLIHEINLGATAIGTGLNAPAGYAEAARRHLAAITGLPLVTAANLVEATQDCGAFVQMSGVLKRIAIKLSKSCNDLRLLSSGPRAGLGEINLPPVQAGSSIMPGKVNPVIPEVVNQVAFEVIGNDVAITMAAEAGQLQLNAFEPIILHSLSESITHLQSACVTLAERCVDGITANTERLRASVENSIGLVTALNPHIGYTAATDIAKEALVTGRGVAELVLEKGLLPSERLAELLRPEVLAGSGAPQAI; encoded by the coding sequence ATGACCGCCGCCCTCACCCGTAGCGAGCACGATCTGCTCGGTGACCGGGATGTTCCCGCCGATGCCTACTGGGGTGTGCACACCCTGCGGGCCACGGAGAACTTCCCGATCACCGGCACGCCGATCTCCGCCTACCCGCATCTGATCGACGCCCTGGCCGCGGTCAAGGAGGCCGCCGCCCTCGCCAACGAGGAGCTGGGGCTGCTGGCGCCGGAGAAGGCCGCCGCGATCGTCGGGGCCTGCCGGGAGATCCGGGGCGGCAAGCTGCACGACCAGTTCGTCGTCGACGTGATCCAGGGCGGCGCCGGGACCTCGACCAACATGAACGCCAACGAGGTCGTCGCCAACCGGGCCCTGGAGCTGCTGGGGCACGAGAAGGGGCAGTACGGATTCCTGCACCCCAACGAGGACGTCAACCTCGGCCAGTCGACCAATGACGTCTACCCGACCGCCGTCAAGATCGCGACGGTCTTCGCGGTACGTGGACTGCTCAAGGCGATGTCCGTACTGCAGGACTCCTTCGCCCGCAAGGCCGTCGAGTTCCGTGACGTGCTCAAGATGGGCCGTACACAGTTGCAGGACGCGGTGCCGATGACGCTCGGTCAAGAGTTCTCGGCGTACGCGGTCATGATCGACGAGGACCGCAACCGTCTTGACGAGGCGGTCCAGTTGATCCATGAGATCAACCTCGGTGCCACGGCCATCGGCACCGGACTCAACGCTCCGGCCGGATACGCGGAGGCGGCCCGCCGCCACCTCGCAGCCATCACCGGGCTGCCGCTGGTCACGGCCGCCAACCTGGTCGAGGCCACCCAGGACTGCGGAGCGTTCGTCCAGATGTCCGGGGTGCTCAAGCGGATCGCCATCAAGCTCTCCAAGAGCTGCAACGACCTGCGGCTGCTGTCGTCCGGGCCGCGTGCGGGCCTGGGCGAGATCAACCTGCCGCCGGTGCAGGCCGGTTCGAGCATCATGCCCGGAAAGGTCAACCCGGTGATCCCCGAGGTCGTCAACCAGGTCGCCTTCGAGGTGATCGGCAACGACGTCGCGATCACCATGGCCGCCGAGGCCGGGCAGCTCCAGCTGAACGCCTTCGAGCCGATCATCCTGCACTCCCTCTCGGAGAGCATCACGCATCTGCAGAGCGCCTGCGTCACGCTGGCCGAGCGGTGCGTGGACGGCATCACCGCCAACACCGAGAGGCTGCGCGCGAGCGTCGAGAACTCCATCGGCCTGGTGACCGCCCTCAACCCGCACATCGGGTACACGGCCGCCACCGACATCGCCAAGGAGGCCCTCGTCACCGGCCGCGGTGTGGCCGAACTCGTCCTGGAGAAGGGCCTGTTGCCGTCGGAACGGCTGGCCGAGCTCCTGCGGCCGGAGGTGCTCGCCGGCAGCGGCGCGCCGCAGGCGATCTGA
- a CDS encoding asparaginase: MFSSSVADAPLIREPLHAPVAHLIRGGVVEGIHYGSVVVLGTDGKVDFQLGDIEAAFYPRSALKPVQAVAMVRAGLPLDGELLSLTAASHSGEERHLAGTRRILELAALTEDQLRNVPDLPFDPVVRDTWVREGRPPSRLAQNCSGKHAAMLYTCVLNDWPLEGYLDPAHPLQQAIAEIVEDLTGQRIARVTVDGCGAPLFSVSLHGLARAAARVTTAAVGTPEARVADAMRAHAEMASGSGRDVAALMRAVPGLLAKDGFEGVQVAALPDGRAVAVKIADGANRARVPVAAAALARAGVDPAVLAEFRGEALLGGGRPVGCVRPARSLDPVVVKACA, encoded by the coding sequence ATGTTCAGCAGTTCCGTCGCGGACGCACCCCTGATCCGCGAGCCCCTCCACGCCCCCGTCGCCCACCTGATACGCGGCGGGGTCGTGGAGGGCATCCACTACGGTTCCGTCGTCGTCCTCGGCACCGACGGGAAGGTCGACTTCCAGCTCGGCGACATCGAGGCCGCCTTCTACCCCCGCTCGGCCCTCAAGCCCGTCCAGGCCGTCGCCATGGTCCGGGCGGGGCTGCCGCTCGACGGCGAGCTCCTGTCGCTCACCGCGGCCAGCCACTCCGGCGAGGAGCGGCACCTCGCCGGGACCCGGCGCATCCTCGAACTCGCCGCTCTGACGGAGGACCAGCTGCGCAACGTCCCGGACCTGCCCTTCGACCCGGTCGTCCGGGACACCTGGGTGCGGGAGGGCCGGCCGCCCTCGCGGCTCGCCCAGAACTGCTCGGGCAAGCACGCGGCGATGCTGTACACGTGCGTGCTCAACGACTGGCCGCTGGAGGGGTACCTCGACCCCGCGCATCCGCTGCAGCAGGCGATCGCCGAGATCGTCGAGGACCTCACCGGACAGCGGATCGCCCGGGTCACGGTCGACGGGTGCGGGGCGCCGCTGTTCTCGGTGTCCCTGCACGGGCTCGCCCGGGCCGCCGCGCGCGTCACCACCGCGGCCGTCGGCACACCGGAGGCGCGCGTCGCCGACGCGATGCGCGCCCACGCCGAGATGGCCTCCGGCTCGGGCCGGGACGTGGCCGCCCTCATGCGGGCCGTGCCGGGGCTGCTCGCCAAGGACGGCTTCGAGGGCGTGCAGGTCGCCGCGCTGCCGGACGGGCGGGCCGTGGCCGTGAAGATCGCCGACGGGGCGAACCGGGCGCGGGTGCCGGTGGCGGCGGCCGCCCTGGCGCGGGCCGGGGTCGATCCGGCGGTGCTCGCCGAGTTCCGGGGTGAGGCGCTTCTCGGTGGTGGGCGGCCGGTGGGGTGTGTGCGGCCCGCTCGGTCGCTGGACCCCGTTGTCGTCAAGGCCTGCGCCTAG